In one Oncorhynchus masou masou isolate Uvic2021 chromosome 23, UVic_Omas_1.1, whole genome shotgun sequence genomic region, the following are encoded:
- the si:ch73-105b23.6 gene encoding mucin-like protein — MSMSQSGQSPIEAFPANTFQCILTTDGERSFALLRFGEMYWGPGQRIHHDALTGYTDGGAHFFNETTDPTNLFGPGGRYRPQEVKGNTGQLGQLVYDLTGPTEREQDPKMRCQVWALKEPEPKEWAKGVSPCPCTRAQALEDLAFGPETLPPNQQDRVRVTELRGLRWGGSVGHVFQSILSNRHGSGKRCVYDPQGPLLAGYSERYFSGATAQKHIDEDLLPFQWCCIQSPLCHLYLAKRPLDRCQGYGWVSPDCCITAAKATQGIGMVYGSLHFITFDGTEYSFKALGEFVIVRLSSYSGSNIFTLQGETGELKTGGQARRVPTVVRMAAFHQGIGKVEWRCAKSGEGLEVLVDNVKVPVFVGVVHMGKEGFAVRCTSASSCAAVYAGGLHVVVWRVGGGGGAQQLAALVEVPQTFYNRTVGLLGFWSSNRTDDFLQSDGKLMISLKSNPPPEESLRQFGLSWAVPIPESLLFSIPPTGQFTPASTEELMSVSPAVQDRLRRTCQGSLQCVHDILASNDTGLGLQSLESQELYHKLATVFGNMPPIVTEPTVIRCKVKSTVRVQISTQDSNLDPISFSLLFPRPPQASVGKSDGILTWTPLNIQPVYLTIRVDDQLLSSQFTPILQVCNCLNGGTCQYNSIVDNHLQGRFLVVGCLCPKGFSGKFCENTTDVCKMKPCFPGVQCQSQGEPDQFTCGECPSPTIYGGKQGYKCFENDLCLPPFPFPCHTMADCLSSGYNYTCRCKPGFTGDGRNCTDINECLDPSACRNAKFECVNTPGSIRCSCRYQSTEETDGCGDSANPPGFNVFNVSLGWRNQGSGGEGLRQLEEILSMGFQNKFYNAVMKRPMQGSGLDEYRINVSSDTPHWYIRDYLTRVSAYYSIKTAEVGDLDECKSNEAVCRQPALCANTYGGYRCVCNGTTDVDYTQSCILDMGGLNRTGIAVAQMAEDKKSLILGLVLGIGIPVLLLLSALACFCCSRKKTITGEIPQLLPEYVQEQYNPPPFNYSDPALHYNVHVSPRVIDDLTPRKHRSTNFTHA, encoded by the exons ATGTCCATGTCCCAATCAGGTCAATCTCCAATAGAGGCATTTCCT GCTAACACCTTCCAGTGCATCCTGACTACGGACGGGGAGCGCTCCTTTGCCCTGCTACGCTTCGGGGAGATGTACTGGGGTCCTGGCCAGAGGATCCACCATGACGCCCTCACAGGCTACACCGACGGTGGAGCCCACTTTTTCAACGAGACCACGGATCCAACAAATCTGTTTGGCCCAGGGGGGCGGTATAGACCTCAGGAGGTGAAGGGGAACACAGGTCAGCTGGGTCAGCTGGTGTACGACCTGACAGGGCCCACAGAGCGCGAACAGGACCCGAAGATGAGGTGCCAAGTGTGGGCCCTAAAGGAGCCCGAGCCGAAGGAGTGGGCCAAGGGGGTGTCCCCGTGCCCCTGTACCCGCGCCCAAGCACTGGAGGACTTGGCCTTCGGGCCTGAGACCCTTCCCCCCAACCAGCAGGATCGGGTACGGGTGACAGAGCTACGGGGGCTGCGCTGGGGGGGCAGTGTGGGTCACGTATTCCAGTCCATCCTGTCCAATCGGCACGGCTCAGGGAAGAGATGTGTGTATGACCCACAAGGTCCCCTGTTGGCTGGATACAGTGAGCGCTACTTCTCTGGAGCCACTGCACAGAAACACATAG aTGAGGATCTCCTTCCGTTCCAGTGGTGTTGTATCCAGTCTCCTCTGTGCCACCTCTATCTGGCCAAGAGACCCCTGGACCGTTGCCAAGGTTACGGCTGGGTGAGCCCCGACTGCTGCATTACCGCAGCCAAGGCAACACAGGGCATTG GCATGGTGTACGGCAGCCTTCATTTCATCACCTTCGATGGGACTGAGTACTCCTTCAAGGCCCTCGGCGAGTTTGTCATTGTGCGCCTCTCCTCCTACTCGGGCTCCAATATCTTCACGCTGCAGGGTGAGACGGGCGAGCTGAAGACGGGCGGACAGGCTAGACGGGTCCCCACGGTGGTGAGGATGGCTGCTTTTCACCAGGGCATCGGCAAG gttgaGTGGCGCTGTGCAAAGTCAGGAGAGGGACTGGAGGTCCTGGTGGATAATGTGAAGGTCCCAGTCTTTGTCG GTGTGGTGCACATGGGCAAGGAGGGTTTTGCGGTGCGCTGTACTTCGGCCAGTAGCTGTGCGGCAGTGTACGCCGGGGGGCTCCACGTGGTGGTGTGGAGggtgggtggaggtggtggtgcacAGCAGTTGGCCGCCCTGGTGGAGGTCCCCCAGACCTTCTACAACCGCACAGTGGGCCTCCTGGGCTTCTGGAGCTCCAACCGCACCGATGACTTCCTGCAGTCTGACGGGAAGCTGATGATCTCCCTCAAGAGCAACCCTCCCCCGGAGGAGAGCCTGCGCCAATTTGGCCTGTCCT GGGCTGTACCCATTCCAGAGAGCCTGCTCTTCTCCATCCCACCCACTGGTCAGTTTACTCCAGCCTCGACAGAGGAGCTGATGTCAGTGAGTCCAGCTGTACAAGACAGACTGAGGAGGACATGTCAGGGCAGTTTGCAGTGTGTTCATGACATCCTGGCTTCTAACGACACTGGACTGGGTTTGCAGAGTCTGGAGTCCCAGGAGCTGTACCACAAGCTGGCTACGGTGTTTG GGAACATGCCTCCCATAGTGACTGAGCCCACGGTGATCCGTTGTAAGGTCAAATCCACCGTTCGCGTGCAGATCAGCACTCAAGACTCCAACCTAGACCCTATAAGCTTCTCACTGCTCttccccagaccaccacaagcATCTGTTGGGAAAA GTGATGGTATATTAACCTGGACACCACTCAACATCCAGCCAGTCTACCTGACCATCAGAGTTGATGACCAGCTGTTGAGCTCTCAGTTCACCCCCATCCTGCAGGTGTGCAACTGCCTCAACGGTGGCACCTGCCAATATAACAGCATAGTGGACAACCATCTGCAGGGGAGATTTCTG GTGGTAGGGTGTCTGTGCCCTAAGGGTTTCAGTGGGAAATTCTGTGAGAATACCACCGACGTGTGTAAAATGAAGCCTTGCTTCCCAGGAGTGCAGTGCCAGTCCCAGGGAGAGCCAGACCAGTTCACCTGTGGAGAGTGCCCCTCACCCACCATCTACGGGGGCAAGCAGGGATACAAGTGCTTTGAGAATG acctctgcctccctcctttcccctttccctgtcacACGATGGCCGACTGCCTCAGCTCAGGGTACAACTACACCTGCAGGTGCAAGCCTGGCTTTACTGGGGACGGACGCAACTGCACAG ACATAAATGAGTGCCTGGACCCATCGGCCTGTCGTAACGCTAAGTTTGAGTGTGTGAACACGCCAGGGTCCATCCGATGCTCCTGTCGCTACCAGAGCACTGAGGAAACCGATGGCTGTG GGGACTCTGCCAATCCACCAG GGTTCAATGTCTTCAACGTGTCCTTGGGCTGGAGGAACcaggggtctggaggagaggggctgaggcag CTGGAGGAGATTCTGTCAATGGGCTTCCAGAACAAGTTCTACAACGCTGTGATGAAACGGCCGATGCAGGGCTCAGGTCTGGATGAGTACAGGATCAACGTGTCCAGTGACACACCCCACTGGTACATCAGAGACTACCTGACCCGCGTCAGTGCTTACTACAGCATCAAAACCGCTGAAGTTGGAG acttgGATGAGTGTAAATCAAATGAGGCTGTGTGTAGGCAACCTGCTCTTTGTGCCAACACTTACGGAgggtacaggtgtgtgtgtaacggGACCACCGACGTCGACTACACCCAATCCTGCATTTTAG ACATGGGTGGTTTGAACAGGACGGGGATAGCCGTGGCCCAGATGGCGGAGGATAAGAAGTCCCTGATCCTGGGCCTGGTTTTAGGCATCGGGAtccctgtcctcctcctactGTCTGCCCTCGCCTGCTTCTGCTGTTCCCGCAAGAAGACCATCACAGGAGA AATTCCTCAATTGTTACCCGAATATGTTCAGGAGCAGTACAACCCTCCGCCCTTCAACTACTCCGACCCGGCTCTACACTACAACGTCCACGTCAGCCCGCGCGTCATCGACGACCTTACACCCAGGAAGCATCGCAGTACAAACTTCACACACGCTTGA
- the LOC135510886 gene encoding tumor-associated calcium signal transducer 2-like: MKIWIALLLATFAVGASAQCTCESFKWATCDGTPCQCGVMVGTGELQNLNCSKLVPKCFLMKAEMYRARKGLSTRTGGKPVNTAFVDNDGIYDPDCETTGAFRAKQCNNTKECWCVNSAGVRRTDKGDESLRCEKLVETYWVRLELKHKPVNNAVDASKLQAAIATAIQNRYSFDKTLVKEVEYDSEARLIVVDVKKEKGDRKADLSRMAYYMEKDVKVLPLFKDQAKFEPSVDGQKLEMEDILVYYVDEEGPTFTMKRLTGGVIAVIVVVILAVVAGLLVLYLARRRERGYSKAEPREMEAM, translated from the exons ATGAAGATTTGGATTGCACTTCTTCTTGCGACTTTCGCAGTGGGTGCATCAGCTCAAT GCACATGTGAGAGTTTTAAGTGGGCTACATGTGATGGCACCCCTTGTCAGTGTGGCGTTATGGTGGGAACTGGTGAGCTGCAGAACCTGAACTGCTCTAAAT TGGTCCCCAAATGCTTCCTGATGAAGGCAGAGATGTACCGTGCTAGGAAAGGCCTGTCCACTCGTACCGGAGGAAAGCCAGTCAATACCGCCTTTGTGGACAACGATGGCATCTACGACCCAGACTGTGAGACCACTGGTGCCTTCCGGGCCAAGCAGTGCAATAACACTAAGGAGTGTTGGTGTGTGAACAGTGCTGGCGTGCGCAGAACCGACAAGGGAGACGAGAGCCTTCGGTGTGAGAAGTTGGTGGAGACCTA TTGGGTTCGCCTGGAGCTCAAGCACAAGCCAGTGAACAACGCTGTGGATGCTTCTAAGTTGCAGGC TGCCATAGCAACTGCCATCCAGAACCGTTACAGCTTTGACAAGACCTTAGTGAAGGAGGTGGAGTACGACTCTGAGGCTCGCCTGATCGTTGTCGATGTCAAGAAGGAGAAGGGAGACCGCAAGGCCGACCTGTCTCGTATGGCTTACTACATGGAGAAAGAC GTTAAGGTGCTGCCACTGTTCAAGGACCAGGCTAAGTTTGAACCCAGTGTGGACGGTCAGAAGCTGGAGATGGAGGATATCTTGGTGTACTATGTAGATGAGGAGGGCCCCACCTTCACCATGAAGAGGCTGACCGGGGGAGTCATCGCCGTCATCGTGGTGGTCATCCTGGCTGTGGTCGCCGGACTGCTGGTCCTCTACCTCGCGAGGAGGCGAGAGCGGGGGTACAGCAAAGCAGAG CCCAGAGAGATGGAGGCCATGTAG